In the Halodesulfovibrio sp. genome, one interval contains:
- a CDS encoding chemotaxis protein CheB, giving the protein MKKESNAYQAIVIGVSAGGLAALQRILSQLNANFSLPILVVQHISSQYESRLPAILSKSYSGIVKEAEDKELLVAGTIYTSPPNYHMLVEAEKSIALSTEDKVNFSRPSIDILFETASEAFGDSLVGIVLTGANADGSKGLHRIKQLGGLTVVQAPSTAEHDAMPKAAIEVASPDVILPLDEIGIFMNSLCNRG; this is encoded by the coding sequence ATGAAGAAAGAATCAAATGCATATCAAGCTATTGTAATAGGCGTTTCAGCGGGGGGGCTTGCTGCGCTGCAACGTATTCTCTCGCAGCTCAATGCCAATTTTTCTTTACCGATTCTTGTGGTTCAGCATATCAGTTCTCAATATGAAAGTCGGTTACCTGCAATACTGAGCAAAAGCTATTCGGGCATAGTTAAGGAAGCAGAAGACAAGGAGTTACTTGTCGCAGGGACTATTTACACTTCGCCGCCCAACTATCACATGTTGGTAGAAGCGGAGAAAAGCATAGCGTTATCTACGGAAGATAAGGTTAATTTTTCGCGCCCGTCGATTGATATTTTGTTTGAGACTGCATCAGAAGCATTCGGTGATAGTCTTGTAGGAATTGTACTGACAGGGGCAAATGCAGATGGCTCGAAAGGGCTGCATAGAATAAAACAGCTTGGTGGTTTGACTGTAGTGCAGGCTCCGTCAACCGCAGAGCATGATGCAATGCCGAAAGCTGCTATTGAAGTGGCATCACCGGATGTTATTCTGCCTTTGGATGAAATAGGGATATTTATGAACTCACTTTGTAATAGAGGATAA
- a CDS encoding protein-glutamate O-methyltransferase CheR produces MGDIEQVENERLEVELLLEAIYRRYGYDFRKYASAHTKRRLEHRRQAEGLPNLSAVQHHLIHDEAFFNRLLLDLSINVTEMFRDPWFYKAVRELVVPYLQTYPFVKVWHAGCSAGQEVYSMGIVMHEEGMMDRVQTYATDFNELILAKAKDGIYPVNLVREYTANYQQAGGTCSFSDYYTADYESVVMKRFLKEPVLFSSHNLVTDGVFGEMNAIFCRNVLIYFNRELQNRVLNLFYESLCPGGFLCLGSKENIKFSDVAHKFEVVAEREKIYRKKRM; encoded by the coding sequence ATGGGTGATATTGAACAAGTTGAGAATGAACGTTTAGAGGTAGAGCTGCTCTTAGAGGCTATCTATCGAAGATATGGATATGATTTTAGAAAGTACGCCAGTGCTCATACAAAACGCAGGCTCGAGCACAGGCGGCAGGCTGAAGGGTTGCCTAATCTGTCGGCTGTTCAGCATCATTTGATCCACGATGAAGCTTTTTTTAATCGACTACTGTTGGATTTGTCGATCAACGTTACTGAAATGTTTAGAGATCCTTGGTTTTACAAGGCGGTTCGAGAACTGGTTGTACCGTATCTTCAAACATATCCATTTGTTAAAGTTTGGCATGCTGGATGTTCTGCGGGGCAGGAAGTGTATTCCATGGGCATTGTTATGCACGAAGAAGGAATGATGGATCGCGTGCAGACGTATGCTACAGACTTTAACGAGTTGATTTTGGCAAAGGCAAAAGACGGTATTTATCCTGTGAATCTGGTTCGAGAATATACTGCTAATTACCAACAGGCAGGCGGAACATGTTCGTTTTCCGATTACTACACGGCAGACTATGAAAGTGTAGTTATGAAGAGATTTTTGAAAGAACCAGTGCTGTTTTCCTCTCATAATCTTGTCACAGATGGTGTGTTCGGGGAAATGAATGCAATTTTTTGCCGTAACGTGCTCATTTATTTCAACAGAGAATTACAGAACAGGGTGCTGAATCTTTTTTATGAAAGTCTTTGTCCGGGGGGCTTTTTGTGCCTTGGGTCGAAGGAAAATATTAAATTTTCAGATGTTGCCCATAAGTTTGAGGTCGTTGCAGAGCGCGAAAAGATATATCGGAAAAAGCGCATGTAA
- a CDS encoding diguanylate cyclase has translation MGIAKVLIVDDRPENLLTLESLLEQPEIQIVRANSGEEALAHMLDHDFALVLLDVQMPGMDGYEVAELMRGNKKTKHLPIIFVTAEVKGKAHVFKGYESGAVDYLFKPLDIHIFKSKVGVFIELYHHKLALEQKSQELDQKLAELEELQQQLEQTNEQLLQLSITDGLTGLMNRREFDTNFTYEWNRAYRSQSPLSLLLIDIDHFKDFNDTYGHTMGDECLVSVAHSLSNAVKRDVDRAARVGGEEFAIILPDTELEGALVVAERVRKEIESLAIPHSASSTSSFITVSVGVASIIPTHKAGTLTLFQAADAALYKAKDDGRNACCIKDF, from the coding sequence ATGGGAATCGCCAAGGTACTCATAGTCGATGACAGGCCGGAAAATTTATTAACGTTGGAAAGCCTGTTGGAACAACCCGAAATTCAGATTGTGCGCGCTAACTCTGGAGAAGAGGCATTAGCGCATATGCTCGATCATGACTTTGCGCTGGTTCTGCTGGATGTTCAGATGCCGGGAATGGACGGATATGAAGTTGCAGAACTTATGCGCGGTAACAAAAAGACCAAGCATCTCCCTATTATTTTTGTCACGGCAGAAGTTAAAGGCAAAGCACATGTATTCAAGGGCTATGAATCCGGTGCTGTTGATTATCTGTTTAAGCCGCTGGATATCCATATTTTTAAGAGTAAGGTGGGGGTATTTATCGAATTATACCACCATAAGCTTGCTCTGGAACAGAAAAGTCAGGAATTGGATCAAAAACTTGCTGAGCTGGAAGAGTTGCAACAGCAGCTTGAGCAGACAAATGAACAATTATTGCAGCTTTCTATAACCGATGGTCTTACAGGTCTAATGAACAGGCGTGAGTTTGATACAAACTTTACCTATGAGTGGAACAGGGCTTACCGGTCACAATCTCCTCTTTCCTTGCTTCTTATCGATATAGATCATTTCAAAGATTTTAACGACACGTACGGGCACACCATGGGGGACGAATGTCTGGTGAGTGTAGCGCATTCATTGTCAAATGCAGTAAAGCGTGATGTTGACAGGGCTGCCCGCGTAGGTGGTGAAGAATTTGCTATAATTTTGCCTGACACTGAACTGGAAGGAGCTTTGGTTGTTGCAGAACGTGTACGCAAGGAGATTGAATCTCTTGCTATTCCGCACAGTGCCTCGTCAACTTCATCATTCATCACTGTGAGTGTTGGGGTAGCGTCAATTATCCCGACACATAAAGCTGGCACGCTTACTCTTTTCCAAGCTGCCGATGCTGCGTTGTACAAAGCAAAGGATGATGGGCGCAATGCTTGCTGCATTAAAGATTTCTAA